Within the Dialister hominis genome, the region TATGACAAATATATATTTTGAAAGTGTATTGATGGCCTGGAGTTCTATCATCAGCAATAAAATGCGGTCGCTATTGACAATGCTCGGTATTATTATCGGTGTTGCTGCGGTCATTGCATTGATGTCTATAGGTTATGGTGTCCAGTCATCAATCGAAAGCAATATCTCAAGCCTGGGAACGAATACAATCACTATTACTCCTGGTACAGGCAGAAAGCCCGGCATAAGGCCGGCTGCCGGTTCTATGCAGACTTTGACATACAAGGATTATGAAGCAATAAAGAATCTTCCTAATATCTCTTATGCAGCGCCGCTGGTCAATACGAGCTATGTCGTTGTCAATGGCAACAAGAACTGGACAACCCGCATCTATGGATGTACAGAAGACTATGCCAAGCTTTCAGATCTGAATGTTTCAGAAGGACGTTTCTGGACGGCAAGAGAATATAATGAAAGAGCAAGAGTGGCTGTTATCGGCCAGACGGTAGCAACAAGCTTATTTGGAGAGGAATCCCCGATCGGGCAGAAGATACGTATCAATGGCGATCCGTTTACCGTTATCGGACTGCTTGAGGCGAAAGGGTATTCCTTTATGGATCAGGACGATCGTATCCTCATTCCGTTTACTACCGTACAGGAAAGAATGCTCCATATAACATATGTCAATAATATTGCCATCTCATCGGAAAACAGCAGTGATTTAAGCCAGATAGAAACGGATGTTACGAACCTGCTGAGACTCAGGCATCATATAGCAACCGGGGCTGATGATGATTTTTCCATTCAGAATTCTCAGGATCTTCTGAAGACAATGGAATCAACGACCAGAACATTGACCATTTTCCTGGGAAGTATCGCTGCTATTTCCCTTTTGGTAGGCGGTATCGGCATCATGAATATCATGCTCGTTTCCGTTACGGAGCGTACCAAGGAAATCGGCATCAGGAAAGCACTTGGAGCAACTTATGAAATGATTATTGTCCAGTTCTTGATTGAATCTGTGACAGTCAGTGTCGCCGGCGGGCTGATCGGGGTCATCCTTGGAATTATTATTTCAAAGATCATTCCTTATGTTTCTACCTTAACCACGGTTTTGACAGTAACCCCAATCTTGGGATCTTTCTTATTCTCTGTGCTTATTGGTTTGATTTTTGGTATATATCCAGCACAAAAGGCTGCCAAATTGAACCCAATTGATGCCCTTCATTATGAATAAGTCAGATAATTGATTTCCTGTTTTATAGAACTGATTATTTCTTTATTATGTCTGATATGCTAAAATTTTACAGAGATCAGCATTAACTTGCATCTGATGATTTTTCAGACTATTTCACAGTATAAGCAAAATAGGGAAGAGACCGTTGAACTGATGTATTGTTAATTTTTATGTACCTAATGGAGGTAAAGTATGGATTTTTCGCTGACAGCCAAACAGCAGGAGCTAATCGGATTAGCTAAAGAAATTAGTGAGAAGGAAATAGCTCCCAGAGCCTTGGATATTGATAAAAGCGGAGTTATGGATGAAGATCTTCTTAATATTTTGAAACAGTCAGGAATGACTACCCTGGCTGTGCCAGCTGAGTATGGCGGACCAGGACTTGATCTTCTTACGGTTGCTCTGGTGACAGAAGAAATCGCAAAGGGGTGCGCTGGTGTTGCTACTGTCTGTGCTGCTAACTCCTTAGCTTCTTTCCCGGTTGTTGTAGCGGGTTCTGAAGAACAGAAAAAAGAATACTTCGACTGCCTGAATAAGGGCGGCATGGCATGTTTCGCACTTACCGAACCGGGGGCAGGATCTGATGCCGGGGCTGTTGCGTGCAAGGCAAAAAAAGTAGAAGGCGGATATCTGCTTAATGGTACGAAATGCTTCATCACCAATGCACCGATTGCTGATAAGATCACTCTCTTTGCAAATACAAGAGAATTCGGCGGCATTCGCGGGCTGACTGTATTTATGGTGGATAGAAATACACCGGGCGTTACAATTGGCAAAGAAGAAGACAAGATGGGTATCAGAGCATCTGCTACATCTGAAATCATTCTTGATGACTGCTTCGTGCCGGCAACGGCTCTGGTAGGCAGAAATGGTATGGGATTCCGTATTGCGATGGAAACTTTAGAGAAGGCCCGTCCTATTGTAGGCGCCATTTCCGTCGGCATTGCACAGGCGGCTCTTGAACATGCCATTCACTATGCCCACCAGCGCAAGCAGTTCGGACAGAAGATTGCATCGTTCGAAATGGTTCAGGAAATGATTGCCGATATGGTCATGAAGACAGAAGCTGCAAGAGCTCTTGTTTATAAAGCCTGCTGGCTTGAAATGAACAATGATAAACAGGCTTCTCTGTATTCTTCCATGTCCAAGTGCTATGCATCTGATGTGGCAATGGAAGTAACTACGACTGCCGTGCAGGTTATGGGCGGCAATGGATATTCCCGTGAAAATCCGAATGAAAAATACATGCGCGACGCCAAGATCATGCAGATTTATGAAGGAACCAATCAGGTACAGAGACTGGTTATCGCCAATGCTGCATTGTATTAATTCCCGAATTGCAATAATAAGTTGAACACCCGGCGAACCTTTATGCAGTAAGTGCTGCAAGCATTTCTTCCCTAAAGCACTCCTCGGGTGTCTTATAGCCGAGTATTTTTCTTGGCAGGGTGTTGGCCCAGCACTCTACTCTGGAAATGTGTTCCACTGGGTAATCCTGGATTTTCTTCCCTTTGGGAAGAAATTGACGGAATAAGCCGTTGTGATTCTCATTCGTACCTTTGTCGCCGGAGCAGTACGGATGCGCATAATAGATCCGTGTGTGACTTAGTTTCTCTAGCTCCGACAGGCTGGAAAACTCACTGCCATTGTCTGTCGTAATGCTGAGGAACACTCGGCTGAAACAGCCGCGGAACATTCCATCCTTCAATTTTCTGAAGGCTGCTATTACAGAGGCACTTTCCTTGTTGGGCAGTTTTCTGATGAGGGAACAGCGTGTCTTGCGCTCAACCAGAGTCAGCAGTACTTCGTCCTTTGAGCGAGATCCCAGTACAAGGTCACACTCCCAATGCCCGAAATCCTGACGCTCATCCACAGAAGGATCGCGCTCATCTATACTGCGGCCGAACTTCTTCTTACGCTCACGAACCCGCTTCCTGGCGTTTTTTCGCTTGACGCGCAAGGGCAGGTCAATACTCTTGATTTTTCCTAGGAGCCCCAGCGTGACATAGTTGTACAGGGTTTTCGTACAGACCATCTCGCCACGTTGACATTCTCCCGTAACCAGTGCCCTGCCAAAGCAGGCATCGAGCGACCAGTGATGTTCCTGAAGTCTCTTCTGCACATAGTCGAGGAATGCTCCCTTTGCTATGGCGTCGCATTTGCGACCACAGTTTTCGCGATGCGCCTCATAGGTGCTTTGCCCGTCTGCTGCGCGATAGCGTTCCACCTTGCCGTTATAGCAAAGAACCTTGCCACGCTTCACCTCGTTGCGTACCGTATTGACACAGCACCCAATCTCACGGGCTATGCTCCGATACGATTGCTTGTCGCGGAGACGCGTTTGGATAATGACTCGTTCCTCAAAAGTTAAATGAGCCCCTTTTTTGCGTAACGTATCCGTGGTAAAATGATTTTGATCCATAGCGATTCTCCTTTGTGGTTGTGTTTTTTGTGCAACTACATTTTACCACAAGGGTTCGCTATGGATTTTTAAGTGTTCAACTTAATTATACAATCCGCCCATTGTATTAATTGGAAATTTTAATTGACATTTCCGTCTGGAATGTTAAAATATTTTTATCATTATAGCAATGACGAAGACAGAACTCCCAAGTTCTCTCATAGGGATCCGATGATAGTGGAACATTGGAAGGGTACCGGAGTTTATTCACTTCAGAGCTTTTGGCTGAACGGAGTAGGCCAAACGTAGGGACTGCGTTAAGGTTTTCAAGATATAAATTAGGGTGGTACCGCGAGTAAGAGAACCTCGCCCCTTTGCCGGGGCTGGGTTCTTTTTTTATTTAATTATTTGATTGTTCACTTTTCTGATTACATCAAAAAAGTATTTTTACAGGAGGGGACTGGAACATGGACAAGGATTTAGAAGAGCTTAAGGTAAAAGCTCAGCAAATGCTTAAAAAATGCAGAGAGGGTGACTTAAGTGTAGAAAACCTGCCTGA harbors:
- a CDS encoding IS30 family transposase translates to MDQNHFTTDTLRKKGAHLTFEERVIIQTRLRDKQSYRSIAREIGCCVNTVRNEVKRGKVLCYNGKVERYRAADGQSTYEAHRENCGRKCDAIAKGAFLDYVQKRLQEHHWSLDACFGRALVTGECQRGEMVCTKTLYNYVTLGLLGKIKSIDLPLRVKRKNARKRVRERKKKFGRSIDERDPSVDERQDFGHWECDLVLGSRSKDEVLLTLVERKTRCSLIRKLPNKESASVIAAFRKLKDGMFRGCFSRVFLSITTDNGSEFSSLSELEKLSHTRIYYAHPYCSGDKGTNENHNGLFRQFLPKGKKIQDYPVEHISRVECWANTLPRKILGYKTPEECFREEMLAALTA
- a CDS encoding ABC transporter permease, which gives rise to MTNIYFESVLMAWSSIISNKMRSLLTMLGIIIGVAAVIALMSIGYGVQSSIESNISSLGTNTITITPGTGRKPGIRPAAGSMQTLTYKDYEAIKNLPNISYAAPLVNTSYVVVNGNKNWTTRIYGCTEDYAKLSDLNVSEGRFWTAREYNERARVAVIGQTVATSLFGEESPIGQKIRINGDPFTVIGLLEAKGYSFMDQDDRILIPFTTVQERMLHITYVNNIAISSENSSDLSQIETDVTNLLRLRHHIATGADDDFSIQNSQDLLKTMESTTRTLTIFLGSIAAISLLVGGIGIMNIMLVSVTERTKEIGIRKALGATYEMIIVQFLIESVTVSVAGGLIGVILGIIISKIIPYVSTLTTVLTVTPILGSFLFSVLIGLIFGIYPAQKAAKLNPIDALHYE
- a CDS encoding acyl-CoA dehydrogenase family protein, which encodes MDFSLTAKQQELIGLAKEISEKEIAPRALDIDKSGVMDEDLLNILKQSGMTTLAVPAEYGGPGLDLLTVALVTEEIAKGCAGVATVCAANSLASFPVVVAGSEEQKKEYFDCLNKGGMACFALTEPGAGSDAGAVACKAKKVEGGYLLNGTKCFITNAPIADKITLFANTREFGGIRGLTVFMVDRNTPGVTIGKEEDKMGIRASATSEIILDDCFVPATALVGRNGMGFRIAMETLEKARPIVGAISVGIAQAALEHAIHYAHQRKQFGQKIASFEMVQEMIADMVMKTEAARALVYKACWLEMNNDKQASLYSSMSKCYASDVAMEVTTTAVQVMGGNGYSRENPNEKYMRDAKIMQIYEGTNQVQRLVIANAALY